The DNA sequence AATGGGTTGCATACGTTCTGTGATCGTGCACCCTGCTCCAACTTTCTGTTCACCTGCGTCCCTCGGGACACCGCTGCGGGCAGGGGGCGCCGCGCCGTGGACCCGGTGATCATCGTCGGAGCGGGGCCCGTGGGGCTCACGCTCGCCCTGGCGCTGGCCCGTCAGGAAGTGCCGTCCGTCGTACTCGACGAGGGGCCCGGCAAGGACGAACCCCGCCTCGCGCGCTCAGTCGTCCTGCGCGAGGACACCACCGCCCTCATGGAGCGCCTGACCGGCGTGCCCATCGCCGAGGCAGGCGCCCGCTGGGCCGGATGGCGGGCGATGCGGCGCAAGCAGGTGATGCGCGAGGTCACGTTCGACGACGCGGCGAACGAGCCCGAGGGCGTCACGAACCCCGCCCCCCTGCACATCGCCCAGCACGTGCTGACCGGCGCCCTGCGCGCGGCCCTCGAGGGCGAACCGCTCGTCAAGATCGCTGTGGACAGCCGCCTGGACGCCGTCGAGCAGGAACCGTCGGGCGTCACCGCCCACACGCGCGGCCCCAAGGGCACTTGGTGGCGAGGCAGTTACCTCGTCGGCTGCGACGGCCCGCGCTCGACCGTGCGCAAACTCCAGGACATCCGCTTTCCCGGCCGTACCGCCGTGGAGCGACACGCCGTGGCTGCGCTGCGCGCGGAACTTCCGTGGGACGGTCAGGCGTTGCTTCATCGGATGCCGCCGTGGCGGATGTCCGGACCTTCGGCCGGGGAGGTCACCGGACGCCCGCTCCCGGACGGGGTGTGGCGCCTGGACTGGCTGCTGCCGCCGGGCAAGGACCTGGTCACGCCCGAGCTGTTGGTGGCTCGCATCCGGGAGACGCTCGCCGGCTGGACCGGCGGGCCGACACCGCCGTACGAGCTCCTCGACACCGGAGTTCACACGGTCCACCACCGGCTGGCCCGCCGCTGGCGCGTGGGTCGCGTCTTTCTCGCCGGGGACGCGGCGCACTGCCTCGGCACGCTCGGCACCCACGGTCTCGACGAGGGGCTGCGGGACGCCGACAACCTCGCCTGGAAGCTGGCACCGGCCTGGCACCATGGGCCGCACGAGGCACTGCTCGACAGCTACCAGGCGGAGCGGCGCGCCGTCGTCGCCGCCCGACTGCGTGCCGCGGACCAGGCGCTGCCGCTGCTGCGTGGCGGCGGTGGGCTGCGTGCCTACGTCCCCGGCTCGGCCCGGGGTCATGACGCACTGCTGATGGACGGCCACCTGGGGCACGGCGCGATCGGTGCGCTGGGGACGTACGCCGGGTCGCCGCTCGCGCCCGGGCCCCTGGAGGGCGAGGTCCCGGTGGACACGCCGCGCGGTGCGCCGGTCGTGGACGTGCGGGTCACTGCGGAGGACGGTTCCTTCGTACAACTGCGCGACCGGCTCGGGCGCGGCGCGCTGCTGGTCCTGCTGATCGCGCCGGGCACTGGCGTCTGGGAGCGCAAGCACTGGGCGACCGCCGGGATTATGCCTCGGCTGGCGGCCGCGGTGACGGCACTGCCGTATCGAGCCGAGTTGCTGGTCGCGGAGGCCTATCCGGGGGCGGCCGCGCATTCGGTCCTGCTGGTGCGGCCCGATGGTCATCTGGTGACGGCATTGAGCGGGGTGCGGCCGACCGATCTGTACGCGGCGGCCGAGGCAGCGCTGGGCGGACCGGTCAAGGCACCGGCCGGGGCAGTGGAGGCGGAGGCCGAGACCGCGGCGGCGGAGGCCGGGGCTACGGCCGGCTCGCGCTGACGTCGAAGAGAACTCGCGCCGACCCGGCCGTAGAGAACCGACCTCCCCGGAAGGCAGCACTCACTGTCACTGTGCGGTCCGCATAGTGACAGTGAGTTGACCGGTCCGCACCGGCGTGGTGTACTCCGGATCGTGACCGACACCTGTGTGCGCCTGTGGCGGAGGGTCCATATGGACCTCGTCCGCTATGCGGGCTGCGTGTGTCGCCCGTCCTGCTGAACTCGCATCCCCTTTCCCGCGCGCGCCACTGCTGACTCTGCCGCCTGTGCTGTCGCGCGCTCTTCGCGAACTCTCTTCAGGACGGTGCTCGTGTCCGTACCCTCTGCCGCCTCCCCCACCGCCGTCGCCGCGTCCGAGCCCGGCGCCAAGCCAAATTCCGCGTCGGCTCCTGCACAGGTTTCCGCGCCGGGCTCCGCGCCGACCCAGGCGGACCTTCTCGACTTCGTACGTCGTACGGCAGCCGACACCGAGTTGGTCGCCTCGCTCCCGCTCGACCCCGAGGGCCGTACCTGGGTACGGCTTGAGGGCCCCGGCGGCAGCGAGGCCTGGTTGATCGGCTGGCCCCCCGGGACGGGCACCGGCTGGCACGACCACGCCGACTCGGCCGGGGCCTTCGTGACGGCGGCCGGTGAGCTCAAGGAGAACTCGCTCGCCGTCCGACTGCCCGCCGACGGCTGGAAGACACTGGAACTGACGGACGACGTCGACCGGGAACGGCGGCTGCCCGCCGGAAAGGGCCGCTCCTTCGGCCACCACCATGTGCACGAGGTGCTCAACGAATCCCCCGATCGGCATGCGATCTCGGTTCACGCCTACTACCCACCCCTGCCGCAGATCCGCCGCTTCAGCCGCAGCGGGCCGATCCTGTGCCTGGAACAGGTGGAACGCCCGGAGGACTGGCAGTGAGCGGGCTGGCCGGAAACGAACCTGTGGTGCACGGTTCGAGCGAACGGCAGGTTGGCAGCGGTGAGTCGAAGGCAAGTGCCGCGGGCGGTGTGAGCGAGTTGCCGATCGGTGTGAGCGGGTCGCCGGTCGGTGGGGGCGAGTGGGAGACAGGCGTGGGTGACGTGGTTGGACGCGGCGTGGACGAACGGCCCGTCGGCATCGACGAGTTGCTGGAGCGGGTGCGCGCGGACTACGAGCGGATCGAGCCTCGGGAGGCGTACGAGGCCACTCAGGGCGGCGAGGCTCTGCTGGTCGACATCCGGTACGCGGCCCTGCGGGAGCGGGACGGTCTGATCCCCGGCGCCCTGGTCGTCGAGCGCAACGAACTGGAGTGGCGGCTCGACCCGCAGGGCAGCCACCGCGCCCACGAGGCCACCGGTCACGACCTGCGGGTCGTGGTGATCTGCAACGAGGGCTACGCGTCCAGCCTGGCGGCCGAGTCGCTACGGCGACTGGGGCTGAACCGGGCCACCGACCTGGTCGGCGGGTTCCAGGCGTGGCGGGCGGCTGGGCTTCCGGTGACGTCGGGGCCAGGGGCGGACGTCTAAGTCGGCGATCCCGGCCCGAACGCGATGGGCGCCCCCGCGCGTCCACCGTGTCCGGCGCCGGAATACCGCGG is a window from the Streptomyces sp. NBC_00299 genome containing:
- a CDS encoding FAD-dependent monooxygenase translates to MDPVIIVGAGPVGLTLALALARQEVPSVVLDEGPGKDEPRLARSVVLREDTTALMERLTGVPIAEAGARWAGWRAMRRKQVMREVTFDDAANEPEGVTNPAPLHIAQHVLTGALRAALEGEPLVKIAVDSRLDAVEQEPSGVTAHTRGPKGTWWRGSYLVGCDGPRSTVRKLQDIRFPGRTAVERHAVAALRAELPWDGQALLHRMPPWRMSGPSAGEVTGRPLPDGVWRLDWLLPPGKDLVTPELLVARIRETLAGWTGGPTPPYELLDTGVHTVHHRLARRWRVGRVFLAGDAAHCLGTLGTHGLDEGLRDADNLAWKLAPAWHHGPHEALLDSYQAERRAVVAARLRAADQALPLLRGGGGLRAYVPGSARGHDALLMDGHLGHGAIGALGTYAGSPLAPGPLEGEVPVDTPRGAPVVDVRVTAEDGSFVQLRDRLGRGALLVLLIAPGTGVWERKHWATAGIMPRLAAAVTALPYRAELLVAEAYPGAAAHSVLLVRPDGHLVTALSGVRPTDLYAAAEAALGGPVKAPAGAVEAEAETAAAEAGATAGSR
- a CDS encoding putative leader peptide; its protein translation is MRLWRRVHMDLVRYAGCVCRPSC
- a CDS encoding cysteine dioxygenase, coding for MSVPSAASPTAVAASEPGAKPNSASAPAQVSAPGSAPTQADLLDFVRRTAADTELVASLPLDPEGRTWVRLEGPGGSEAWLIGWPPGTGTGWHDHADSAGAFVTAAGELKENSLAVRLPADGWKTLELTDDVDRERRLPAGKGRSFGHHHVHEVLNESPDRHAISVHAYYPPLPQIRRFSRSGPILCLEQVERPEDWQ
- a CDS encoding rhodanese-like domain-containing protein yields the protein MVGRGVDERPVGIDELLERVRADYERIEPREAYEATQGGEALLVDIRYAALRERDGLIPGALVVERNELEWRLDPQGSHRAHEATGHDLRVVVICNEGYASSLAAESLRRLGLNRATDLVGGFQAWRAAGLPVTSGPGADV